A single region of the Agromyces sp. Leaf222 genome encodes:
- a CDS encoding xanthine dehydrogenase small subunit: MEHIDVTVNGALRPLLGIRAHTTALDWLRESGLTGAKEGCAEGECGACAVLLATSDERGGTVWTAVNACLLPAAALDGQEVVTAEGLGSPEALHPVQARLAEAGGSQCGYCTPGFACSMAAEFYRPERAPSAAAAGASAGAGGEADASAGDCGPNGFDLHALSGNLCRCTGYRPIRDAAYALGEPEPDDPLAERRRQPAPKPRTTRLDGPGGRFVRPRSFEDALRILREEPGAAVVAGSTDWGVEVNLRGRRAPLTVAIDHLPELRDVTFGDAAIEIGAALPLADVERRLEGRVPVLGELFPQFASPLIRNRATIGGNLGTASPVGDTSPVLLALAARVVLVSVDGEREVDLADYFTGYRETLRRPDELIRSVRIPLPLARLTAFHKIAKRRFDDISSVAVGFALDLDGDVIASARIGLGGVAATPLRARATEAHLVGRPWNLETVRDAASVLESEGTPMSDHRASAEYRSLMLGAALLKLFRTSPRTAEGASA; this comes from the coding sequence ATGGAGCACATCGACGTGACGGTCAACGGGGCCCTGCGCCCGTTGCTCGGCATCCGCGCACACACGACGGCGCTCGACTGGCTCCGCGAGTCCGGCCTGACCGGGGCCAAGGAAGGCTGCGCCGAGGGCGAATGCGGCGCGTGCGCCGTGCTGCTCGCGACCTCCGACGAGCGAGGCGGCACCGTCTGGACTGCCGTCAACGCGTGTCTCCTGCCGGCTGCCGCACTCGACGGCCAGGAGGTCGTCACCGCTGAAGGCCTCGGCTCCCCCGAGGCACTGCATCCCGTGCAGGCCCGCCTCGCCGAGGCCGGGGGCTCCCAGTGCGGCTACTGCACGCCCGGGTTCGCGTGCAGCATGGCGGCCGAGTTCTACCGACCCGAGCGCGCGCCTTCGGCGGCTGCGGCAGGCGCAAGCGCAGGCGCAGGCGGCGAGGCGGATGCCTCGGCCGGCGACTGCGGCCCGAACGGCTTCGACCTGCACGCCCTGAGCGGCAACCTCTGCCGGTGCACCGGCTACCGTCCCATCCGCGATGCCGCCTACGCCCTCGGCGAGCCGGAACCCGACGACCCGCTCGCGGAACGACGCCGGCAACCGGCGCCGAAGCCCCGGACGACCCGGCTCGACGGGCCCGGCGGCCGGTTCGTGCGCCCACGATCGTTCGAGGATGCGCTCCGGATCCTGCGCGAGGAACCCGGCGCAGCGGTCGTCGCGGGCTCGACCGATTGGGGCGTCGAGGTGAACCTCCGCGGTCGCCGCGCACCGCTCACCGTCGCGATCGACCACCTGCCCGAACTCCGCGACGTCACGTTCGGCGACGCCGCGATCGAGATCGGCGCAGCGCTGCCCCTCGCCGACGTCGAGCGGAGGCTCGAGGGCCGTGTGCCGGTGCTCGGCGAGCTCTTCCCGCAGTTCGCCTCCCCGCTCATCCGCAATCGCGCCACGATCGGCGGCAACCTCGGCACCGCCTCGCCCGTCGGCGACACCTCGCCCGTGCTCCTCGCCCTCGCGGCCCGCGTCGTGCTCGTCTCGGTCGACGGCGAGCGCGAGGTCGACCTCGCCGACTACTTCACCGGCTACCGCGAGACGCTGCGCCGGCCCGACGAGCTGATCCGCTCCGTGCGCATCCCCCTGCCGCTCGCCCGGCTCACCGCGTTCCACAAGATCGCGAAGCGCCGCTTCGACGACATCTCGAGCGTCGCCGTGGGCTTCGCCCTCGATCTCGACGGCGACGTCATCGCCTCGGCCCGAATCGGACTCGGCGGGGTCGCGGCCACCCCGCTTCGCGCTCGCGCGACCGAGGCCCACCTGGTCGGCCGGCCGTGGAACCTCGAGACCGTCCGCGACGCGGCATCCGTGCTCGAGTCGGAGGGCACGCCGATGTCGGACCACAGGGCGAGCGCCGAGTACCGCTCGCTCATGCTGGGCGCGGCGCTCCTGAAGCTCTTCCGCACCAGCCCCCGAACCGCCGAGGGGGCATCGGCATGA
- the aceB gene encoding malate synthase A, which yields MTIEFARAIDVPDGEEILSGEALAFVEELHRRFDRRRRGLLAARADRRERIAEGGRLDFLPETREIREREWQVPPAPEALLDRRVEITGPASPPKMAINALNSGARVWLADLEDASSPTWGNVVGSILNLREAARGTLAFTSPEGRAYTLRTDIRRPTVVTRPRGWHLSERHVLVDGERVSGSLVDFGLHVFHTAAQLLENGHGPYYYLPKLESHLEARLWNDVFTFTEGHLGISAGSIRATVLIETIPAAFEMDEILFELREHASGLNAGRWDYLFSLIKVFRDAGPEFIVPDRASVSMTAPLMRAYTDLLVQTCHRRGAMAIGGMAAFVPNRADPEATAAAIEKVRADKTREANDGFDGSWVAHPDLVPVCREVFDAVLDDRPNQIDRQRREVEVTAEQLLDVASAGGEVTEAGLRTNLSVGVAYTAAWLAGNGAVALHNLMEDAATAEISRSQVWQHLQHRVVLADTGRTMTPELVRAVLAEEVELLRTEVPPERYAAYYEPAASLIADLCLGADYVDFLTLPAYELLE from the coding sequence ATGACCATCGAATTCGCCCGCGCCATCGACGTCCCCGACGGCGAGGAGATCCTCTCCGGCGAGGCGCTCGCCTTCGTCGAGGAACTGCATCGTCGCTTCGATCGGCGGCGCCGTGGGCTGCTCGCCGCGAGAGCCGACCGCCGCGAGCGCATCGCGGAAGGGGGGCGGCTGGACTTCCTCCCCGAGACCAGGGAGATCCGCGAACGCGAGTGGCAGGTGCCGCCCGCGCCCGAGGCGCTCCTCGACCGAAGGGTCGAGATCACCGGTCCGGCATCGCCGCCCAAGATGGCCATCAACGCCCTGAACTCGGGCGCACGGGTCTGGCTCGCCGACCTCGAGGACGCGTCGAGTCCCACGTGGGGCAACGTCGTCGGCAGCATCCTGAACCTCCGCGAGGCCGCTCGCGGAACGCTCGCCTTCACCTCGCCGGAGGGCAGGGCCTACACGCTCCGCACCGACATCCGACGCCCGACGGTCGTCACCCGGCCGCGAGGGTGGCACCTCTCGGAGCGCCACGTGCTCGTCGACGGCGAACGCGTCTCCGGCTCGCTCGTGGACTTCGGGCTGCACGTCTTCCACACGGCGGCGCAGCTCCTCGAGAACGGCCACGGCCCGTACTACTACCTGCCGAAGCTCGAGAGCCACCTCGAGGCGCGGCTCTGGAACGACGTGTTCACGTTCACCGAAGGGCATCTCGGCATCTCGGCGGGCAGCATCCGCGCGACCGTGCTCATCGAGACGATCCCCGCCGCCTTCGAGATGGACGAGATCCTCTTCGAGCTGCGCGAGCACGCGTCGGGCCTGAACGCCGGCCGCTGGGACTACCTGTTCAGCCTGATCAAGGTCTTCCGCGACGCCGGGCCGGAGTTCATCGTGCCCGACCGCGCCAGCGTGTCGATGACGGCGCCGCTCATGCGCGCCTACACCGATCTCCTCGTGCAGACCTGCCATCGGCGGGGGGCGATGGCGATCGGCGGCATGGCGGCCTTCGTGCCGAACCGGGCCGACCCCGAGGCGACCGCGGCGGCCATCGAGAAGGTGCGCGCCGACAAGACCCGCGAGGCGAACGACGGGTTCGACGGATCCTGGGTCGCGCACCCCGACCTCGTGCCGGTGTGTCGTGAGGTCTTCGACGCCGTGCTCGACGATCGGCCGAACCAGATCGATCGGCAGCGGCGCGAGGTCGAGGTCACCGCGGAGCAGTTGCTCGACGTGGCGTCCGCCGGCGGCGAGGTCACCGAGGCCGGCCTGCGCACCAACCTCTCGGTCGGCGTGGCCTACACGGCCGCCTGGCTCGCCGGCAACGGCGCCGTCGCGCTCCACAACCTGATGGAGGATGCCGCGACCGCCGAGATCTCACGGTCGCAGGTGTGGCAGCACCTGCAGCATCGGGTCGTGCTCGCCGACACCGGCCGCACGATGACCCCCGAGCTCGTGCGCGCGGTGCTCGCCGAGGAGGTCGAGCTCCTGCGGACGGAGGTCCCACCCGAACGATACGCCGCCTACTACGAGCCCGCCGCCTCGCTCATCGCCGACCTCTGCCTCGGAGCCGACTACGTCGACTTCCTCACCCTGCCCGCCTACGAGTTGCTGGAATGA
- a CDS encoding aldolase has protein sequence MRTALPATALAGIDAGLAETDALLATAYPGDDGSRQPVHTVYVPADRFTPELSIEWGRTARAAVDAAGGVEAFAVMAGLDAEIAAAVAPAVREKLEVEPIEDLRIDFEDGYGERGDDVEDADAVRAAERVAAAEAAGVAPPCIGIRFKSLEATTRARGIRTLDLFVTALIDHGGLPDGLALTLPKVSTVAQVQAAAEVAAALERVHGLPEGRLRFEVQVETPQLVLGADGTSPVARLPLAVPGRISAMHYGTYDYSASLQIPARYQSMEHPAADLAKGVMQLAVAGTGIRLSDGSTNILPIGDRAEAAWRLHARLVRRSLERGFPQGWDLHALQLPTRFIATYAFYREGYPDASARLRDARVGASGAVLDEPATVRALAGFVLRGLRCGAISALEVAADTGIDEPALVALAHPRLHEESR, from the coding sequence ATGCGCACGGCGCTCCCCGCCACCGCCCTCGCCGGCATCGACGCCGGTCTCGCCGAGACCGACGCGCTGCTCGCCACCGCCTATCCCGGTGACGACGGATCGCGACAGCCGGTGCACACCGTGTACGTGCCGGCCGACCGGTTCACGCCGGAGCTGTCGATCGAATGGGGCCGTACCGCCCGCGCCGCCGTCGACGCGGCCGGCGGCGTCGAGGCGTTCGCCGTCATGGCCGGGCTCGACGCCGAGATCGCGGCCGCGGTTGCGCCGGCGGTGCGCGAGAAGCTCGAGGTCGAGCCGATCGAGGATCTGCGCATCGACTTCGAGGACGGCTACGGCGAACGCGGCGACGACGTCGAGGACGCCGACGCCGTTCGCGCGGCCGAGCGCGTCGCGGCGGCGGAGGCTGCGGGGGTCGCGCCGCCCTGCATCGGCATCCGGTTCAAGTCGCTCGAGGCGACGACGCGGGCACGTGGCATCCGGACCCTCGACCTCTTCGTGACCGCCCTCATCGACCATGGCGGCCTGCCCGACGGCCTCGCGCTCACCCTGCCGAAGGTGTCGACCGTTGCCCAGGTGCAGGCGGCGGCGGAGGTCGCGGCCGCCCTCGAACGCGTTCACGGACTGCCCGAGGGGCGGTTGCGATTCGAGGTGCAGGTCGAGACGCCGCAGCTGGTGCTCGGCGCCGACGGCACGTCCCCGGTCGCGAGGCTCCCGCTCGCGGTGCCCGGCCGCATCAGTGCGATGCACTACGGCACTTATGACTACAGCGCGTCGCTGCAGATCCCGGCGCGCTACCAGTCGATGGAGCATCCCGCCGCCGATCTCGCGAAGGGGGTCATGCAGCTCGCGGTCGCGGGCACCGGCATCCGCCTGTCCGACGGGTCGACGAACATCCTGCCCATCGGCGACCGGGCCGAGGCGGCGTGGCGACTGCACGCACGGCTCGTGCGGCGATCACTCGAGCGCGGATTCCCCCAGGGGTGGGACCTGCACGCGCTCCAACTGCCCACGCGGTTCATCGCGACGTACGCGTTCTACCGTGAGGGGTATCCCGACGCGTCCGCGCGGCTCCGTGACGCCCGCGTCGGGGCTTCCGGGGCGGTGCTCGACGAGCCGGCGACGGTGCGCGCGCTCGCCGGGTTCGTGCTGCGAGGGCTTCGCTGTGGGGCGATCTCGGCACTCGAGGTCGCCGCCGACACCGGGATCGACGAGCCGGCGCTCGTCGCGCTCGCACATCCGAGGCTTCACGAGGAGAGCAGATGA
- a CDS encoding bifunctional allantoicase/(S)-ureidoglycine aminohydrolase has protein sequence MSYYTPEGGLPSQTELLSDRAIVTEAYTVIPKGVLRDIVTSRLPGFTTTRSWILARPIAGFATTFSQLIVEIGPGGGAERPEREAGVEGVVFVTSGELGLALAGQRHVLGAGGYAYLAAGAEWSLANDSGEPTSFHWIRKAYEPLEDVPTPASFVTSDAETEAQTMPGTDGAWATTRFVDPDDLAHDMHVNIVTFQPGGSIPFAETHVMEHGLFVLEGKGVYRLNADWVEVEAGDFMWLRAFCPQACYAGGPGPFRYLLYKDVNRQVRLTDPAAGGPVPGGLR, from the coding sequence ATGAGCTACTACACCCCAGAGGGCGGACTGCCCTCGCAGACGGAACTCCTCAGCGATCGGGCGATCGTGACCGAGGCGTACACCGTGATTCCGAAGGGCGTGCTGCGCGACATCGTCACGAGTCGGCTGCCGGGCTTCACGACCACCCGATCGTGGATCCTCGCCCGCCCGATCGCCGGCTTCGCGACCACCTTCTCCCAGCTCATCGTCGAGATAGGGCCCGGCGGAGGCGCCGAGCGCCCCGAGCGGGAGGCCGGCGTCGAGGGGGTCGTGTTCGTGACCTCCGGTGAGCTCGGCCTGGCGCTCGCCGGGCAGCGTCACGTGCTCGGGGCCGGCGGCTACGCCTATCTCGCGGCGGGCGCCGAATGGTCGCTCGCGAACGACAGCGGCGAGCCGACCAGCTTCCACTGGATCCGCAAGGCCTACGAGCCGCTCGAGGACGTGCCGACGCCCGCATCGTTCGTGACGAGCGATGCCGAGACCGAAGCGCAGACGATGCCGGGCACCGACGGGGCATGGGCGACGACCCGGTTCGTCGACCCCGACGACCTCGCCCACGACATGCACGTGAACATCGTGACGTTCCAACCCGGCGGTTCGATCCCGTTCGCCGAGACGCACGTCATGGAGCACGGCCTCTTCGTGCTCGAGGGGAAGGGCGTCTACCGGCTGAACGCGGACTGGGTCGAGGTCGAGGCGGGCGACTTCATGTGGCTCAGGGCGTTCTGTCCGCAGGCCTGTTACGCGGGCGGGCCCGGGCCCTTTCGGTACCTGCTCTACAAAGACGTCAATCGGCAGGTTCGGCTCACGGATCCCGCGGCCGGCGGCCCGGTACCCGGTGGCCTGCGATGA
- the allB gene encoding allantoinase AllB, producing the protein MTDASGLDLVVTGERVLVDGAFSPAEVGVRDGLVVRLAALGTGLVAARTVRLADDEVLIPGLVDTHVHVNEPGRTEWEGFASATRAAAAGGVTTIVDMPLNSIPPTTDVAALQVKRAAAEGQVFVDVGFWGGVVPGNSADLEPLVAEGVFGFKCFLVSSGVDEFPPVTADEMEAAMAVLEASDALLIVHAEDAALIDAAPHRHGPAYADFLASRPREAEGAAVAAVIDRAARTGARAHILHLSAADALDRIAAAKRQGVRLTVETCPHYLVLEADEVPRGATAFKCCPPIRGAENRDALWHGLEQGVIDFVVSDHSPAPAELKHAGDGDFEAAWGGIASLQLGLPLVWTEARRRGIPLARVVEWMSTAPARRVGLTTKGRIAEAGAADFAVVAPEATFTVDGEALEHRHPMTPYDGRELAGVVRSAFLAGTPIDRSTPRGRLLRRAVAGAHDAA; encoded by the coding sequence ATGACGGATGCCTCGGGCCTCGACCTCGTCGTCACGGGCGAGCGGGTGCTCGTCGACGGTGCGTTCTCTCCCGCGGAGGTCGGGGTGCGCGACGGACTGGTCGTTCGCCTCGCAGCGCTCGGTACCGGGCTCGTCGCGGCGCGAACGGTGCGACTCGCGGACGACGAAGTGCTGATCCCCGGGCTCGTCGACACGCATGTGCACGTCAATGAGCCGGGCCGCACCGAGTGGGAGGGGTTCGCCTCGGCAACCCGGGCCGCCGCGGCGGGTGGTGTCACGACGATCGTCGACATGCCGCTCAACAGCATCCCGCCGACGACGGACGTCGCCGCACTGCAGGTGAAACGGGCCGCGGCCGAGGGGCAGGTGTTCGTCGACGTCGGGTTCTGGGGCGGCGTGGTGCCCGGCAACTCGGCCGACCTGGAGCCGCTCGTCGCCGAGGGGGTGTTCGGGTTCAAGTGCTTCCTCGTGTCCTCGGGGGTCGACGAGTTCCCGCCGGTCACGGCCGACGAGATGGAGGCGGCCATGGCCGTGCTCGAGGCATCCGACGCCCTCCTGATCGTGCACGCCGAGGATGCCGCGCTCATCGACGCGGCGCCGCACCGCCACGGACCCGCCTATGCCGACTTCCTCGCTTCCCGCCCGCGCGAGGCCGAGGGCGCCGCCGTCGCCGCGGTCATCGATCGAGCGGCCCGCACCGGGGCGCGGGCGCACATCCTGCACCTGAGCGCGGCCGACGCCCTCGACCGGATCGCGGCGGCGAAGCGTCAGGGGGTGCGGCTCACCGTCGAGACCTGCCCGCACTACCTCGTGCTCGAAGCCGACGAGGTGCCCAGGGGAGCCACCGCGTTCAAGTGCTGTCCGCCGATCCGCGGCGCCGAGAACCGCGACGCCCTCTGGCACGGCCTCGAGCAGGGCGTCATCGACTTCGTCGTCTCGGACCACTCGCCGGCCCCGGCCGAACTGAAGCATGCGGGCGACGGCGACTTCGAGGCGGCCTGGGGCGGCATCGCCTCCCTCCAACTCGGGCTGCCCCTCGTCTGGACCGAGGCGAGGCGGCGCGGCATCCCGCTCGCCAGGGTCGTCGAGTGGATGTCGACCGCGCCGGCCCGACGGGTCGGACTCACGACGAAGGGCCGCATCGCCGAAGCGGGCGCCGCGGACTTCGCCGTCGTGGCGCCCGAGGCCACGTTCACGGTCGACGGCGAGGCACTCGAGCACCGGCATCCGATGACGCCCTACGACGGCCGCGAGCTCGCCGGCGTCGTCCGGTCGGCATTCCTCGCCGGCACCCCGATCGACCGCTCGACCCCGCGCGGCCGACTGCTGCGCCGAGCCGTGGCAGGAGCGCACGATGCTGCTTGA
- the uraD gene encoding 2-oxo-4-hydroxy-4-carboxy-5-ureidoimidazoline decarboxylase gives MLLEEYNAADRGAAIALLRPCLDISRWCEELVDGRPYDSVDELAARANSAASPFTAAEVEGALARHPRIGERAAGAHREAALSRAEQAGVDQGDVAVAAALAAGNAAYERRFGRVFLIRAAGRTSSEILEALTERLGHTGAEEDLIVAEQLRQIATLRLKGLFAT, from the coding sequence ATGCTGCTTGAGGAGTACAACGCCGCAGATCGCGGAGCCGCGATCGCCCTGCTGAGGCCCTGCCTCGACATCAGCCGTTGGTGCGAGGAGCTGGTCGACGGGCGCCCGTACGACTCCGTCGACGAACTCGCGGCCCGAGCGAACAGCGCAGCGTCGCCGTTCACCGCCGCGGAGGTCGAGGGCGCGCTCGCCCGACACCCGCGCATCGGCGAACGCGCCGCGGGCGCGCATCGCGAGGCTGCGCTCTCGCGCGCCGAGCAGGCCGGGGTCGATCAGGGCGACGTCGCCGTCGCCGCAGCGCTCGCGGCAGGCAACGCGGCGTACGAACGGCGATTCGGCCGGGTCTTCCTCATTCGCGCGGCGGGCCGTACCTCGAGCGAGATCCTCGAGGCGTTGACCGAACGGCTCGGGCACACGGGCGCCGAGGAGGATCTCATCGTCGCCGAGCAATTGCGTCAGATCGCGACGCTGCGACTGAAGGGACTCTTCGCCACATGA
- the uraH gene encoding hydroxyisourate hydrolase: MNASGITTHVLDTTAGRPAVGVAVELLARDADADADGVGVGDGWRLVATSVTDADGRVAQLGSEPLAAGEYRLRFDTGAYFAARSVDTFYPEVLITFVVAGGAHCHVPLLLSPFAYSTYRGS, encoded by the coding sequence ATGAATGCCTCCGGGATCACCACGCACGTCCTCGACACCACGGCCGGCCGGCCTGCCGTGGGCGTCGCCGTCGAGCTCCTCGCCCGCGACGCCGACGCCGACGCCGACGGCGTCGGCGTCGGCGACGGGTGGCGTCTCGTCGCGACATCCGTCACCGATGCCGACGGCCGCGTCGCACAGCTCGGATCCGAGCCGCTCGCGGCGGGGGAGTACCGCCTTCGATTCGACACCGGCGCCTACTTCGCCGCGCGCTCCGTCGACACGTTCTACCCCGAGGTCCTGATCACCTTCGTCGTGGCCGGCGGCGCGCACTGCCACGTGCCGCTCCTGCTGAGTCCGTTCGCCTATTCGACCTACCGAGGGAGCTGA
- the pucL gene encoding factor-independent urate hydroxylase, translating to MTDPAIVLGPNQYGKAEVRVVKVTRDGPRHEIEDLSVTSQLRGDFAGAHLEGDNSHVIATDTQKNTVFAFARAGIGSPEAFLLRLAEHFTSSFDWVSGGRWEAESFAWQRIQAHGAPHDHSFVRSGQETRTALVVADGTDRHVLAGLKGLTVLKTTQSGFEGFPRDRYTTLQETGDRVLATDVAARWRYSDASVDYNAVYDRVRALLLEAFTEGYSAALQATLFQMGARVLEECPEIAEIRLSMPNKHHFVVDLTPFGLDNPNEVFYAADRPYGLIEATVMREGIAPADVAWAGIAGFC from the coding sequence ATGACCGACCCCGCCATCGTGCTCGGGCCCAACCAGTACGGCAAGGCCGAGGTGCGCGTCGTCAAGGTCACCCGTGACGGCCCTCGCCACGAGATCGAGGACCTCAGCGTCACGTCGCAGCTCCGCGGCGACTTCGCCGGCGCCCACCTCGAGGGCGACAACTCGCACGTCATCGCCACCGACACGCAGAAGAACACCGTCTTCGCGTTCGCGCGGGCGGGCATCGGCTCGCCCGAGGCGTTCCTGCTGCGCCTCGCGGAGCACTTCACCTCGTCGTTCGACTGGGTCTCGGGTGGTCGGTGGGAGGCCGAGAGCTTCGCGTGGCAGCGCATCCAGGCGCACGGCGCCCCGCACGACCACTCCTTCGTGCGCTCCGGGCAGGAGACGCGCACGGCACTGGTCGTCGCCGACGGAACCGACCGCCACGTGCTTGCCGGGCTCAAGGGCCTCACGGTGCTGAAGACCACGCAGTCGGGCTTCGAGGGCTTTCCGAGAGACCGGTACACGACGCTCCAGGAGACGGGCGACCGCGTCCTCGCGACGGATGTCGCGGCGCGATGGCGCTACTCCGACGCGAGCGTCGACTACAACGCCGTGTACGACCGCGTGCGAGCGCTGCTGCTCGAGGCGTTCACCGAAGGGTACTCGGCGGCCTTGCAGGCGACCCTGTTCCAGATGGGCGCGCGCGTTCTGGAGGAATGTCCGGAGATCGCCGAGATCCGCCTCTCGATGCCCAACAAGCACCACTTCGTCGTCGACCTCACCCCGTTCGGCCTCGACAACCCGAACGAGGTGTTCTACGCCGCCGACCGGCCGTACGGCCTCATCGAGGCGACCGTCATGCGTGAGGGGATCGCCCCCGCGGACGTCGCCTGGGCGGGCATCGCCGGCTTCTGCTGA
- a CDS encoding DNA polymerase domain-containing protein — translation MSPSKGEATTIEVDGHEVRISSPGKVVFPEPGITKFDLVHYYLAVADGALRGAGGRPMVLKRFVKGIGAEAFFQKRVPENHPDFVDTATLHYARGTSAEEAVIRNRAALAWVVNLGCLDLNPHPVRADDLEHPDELRVDLDPMPGVEWAQIIDVAMVAREVLEDHGLVGWPKTSGSRGLHINVRIEPRWDFRQVRLAAETLAREVENRAPGMASARWWKEERGESVFVDFNQNAKDRTVASAYSVRPLPDARVSTPLDWSEVRDSHPERFTVATVLERYAERGDAASGIDEPGAVGSLDALLRLAEELGPAEKPPSSKDGSGRRSSSMPLIEVARTKTKPEALEALERWKAKHPEVVDLLRPADVLVDGMRGSSSLWYRIRVNLQHVPAAERPEQGELEADYDPWAGRTWG, via the coding sequence GTGAGTCCGTCGAAGGGCGAAGCCACGACCATCGAGGTCGACGGGCACGAGGTGCGCATCTCGAGCCCGGGCAAGGTCGTGTTCCCAGAGCCCGGCATCACCAAGTTCGACCTCGTGCACTACTACCTCGCCGTCGCCGACGGGGCCTTGCGCGGGGCCGGCGGGCGCCCCATGGTGCTGAAGCGCTTCGTGAAGGGCATCGGCGCCGAGGCGTTCTTCCAGAAGCGCGTGCCCGAGAACCACCCCGACTTCGTCGACACCGCGACGCTGCACTACGCGCGGGGCACATCGGCCGAAGAGGCGGTGATCCGCAACCGGGCGGCGCTCGCCTGGGTCGTGAACCTCGGATGCCTCGACCTCAACCCGCACCCGGTGCGCGCTGACGACCTCGAGCACCCCGACGAACTGCGGGTGGATCTCGACCCGATGCCGGGCGTCGAGTGGGCGCAGATCATCGACGTCGCCATGGTGGCCCGCGAGGTGCTCGAAGACCACGGACTCGTGGGCTGGCCGAAGACCTCCGGCTCGCGGGGCCTGCACATCAACGTGCGCATCGAGCCGAGGTGGGACTTCCGCCAGGTGCGGCTCGCCGCTGAGACGCTCGCGCGCGAGGTCGAGAACCGGGCTCCGGGAATGGCCTCTGCCCGGTGGTGGAAGGAGGAGCGCGGCGAGAGCGTGTTCGTCGACTTCAACCAGAACGCGAAGGACCGCACCGTGGCCTCGGCCTACTCGGTGCGTCCGCTGCCCGACGCGCGCGTGTCGACCCCGCTCGACTGGAGCGAGGTGCGCGACTCGCACCCAGAGCGCTTCACAGTGGCGACCGTGCTCGAGCGGTACGCCGAACGCGGCGACGCGGCATCCGGCATCGACGAACCCGGCGCCGTGGGCAGCCTCGACGCGCTGCTGCGCCTCGCCGAGGAGCTCGGGCCCGCCGAGAAGCCACCCTCGTCGAAGGACGGGTCGGGCCGGCGATCGTCGAGCATGCCGCTCATCGAGGTCGCACGCACGAAGACGAAGCCCGAGGCGCTCGAGGCGCTCGAGCGGTGGAAGGCGAAGCATCCCGAGGTCGTCGACCTGCTGCGCCCGGCCGACGTGCTCGTCGACGGCATGCGCGGGTCGAGTTCGCTCTGGTACCGCATCCGCGTGAACCTGCAGCACGTGCCGGCGGCCGAGCGCCCGGAGCAGGGCGAACTCGAGGCCGACTACGACCCGTGGGCCGGGCGCACCTGGGGATGA
- a CDS encoding AraC family transcriptional regulator — translation MRDAPGSVRHERDEPGEYWRRRAGGAATKGVLANAPGEPGIAPLADAAAEQAASGDAPVRLARHAVSADVAHLVRHVWIPRWNLPPGVVIEQGVLEYPSANLVIDATSAAMHGPALGRGFQRLEGTGAAFGALLQPGVAHLLVAGRMSALVGSSIPLGALRLAPDASTAELPDRVRSAVAAGDDAAAVAVFERWLRAQRLELDADADLLRRIVELAETDRGILRVDQLADACGIGARALQRLVHERLGLTPKWLIGRYRMQEAAQRLAASDPPQLAELAAELGFADQAHFSRQFRAVIGETPRRYARAAASVAVGSDRG, via the coding sequence GTGCGCGATGCACCGGGCAGCGTGCGCCACGAGCGCGACGAGCCCGGCGAGTACTGGCGGCGGCGAGCGGGTGGCGCGGCCACGAAGGGCGTGCTCGCGAACGCACCGGGCGAGCCGGGCATCGCGCCGCTCGCCGACGCCGCGGCCGAGCAGGCGGCCTCCGGTGACGCGCCCGTGCGGCTCGCCCGCCATGCCGTGAGCGCGGATGTCGCGCATCTCGTGCGGCACGTCTGGATCCCCCGCTGGAACCTGCCACCCGGCGTCGTGATCGAGCAGGGCGTGCTCGAGTACCCCTCGGCGAACCTCGTGATCGACGCGACGTCGGCGGCCATGCACGGCCCGGCCCTCGGGCGGGGATTCCAGCGGCTCGAGGGCACGGGGGCTGCGTTCGGCGCGCTGCTGCAGCCGGGGGTCGCGCATCTCCTCGTCGCCGGGCGCATGAGCGCGCTCGTGGGCTCGTCGATTCCCCTCGGCGCGCTTCGGCTCGCGCCCGATGCGTCGACGGCCGAGCTGCCCGACCGCGTCCGGTCGGCCGTCGCCGCCGGCGACGACGCCGCCGCGGTCGCGGTGTTCGAGCGGTGGCTCCGCGCGCAGCGGCTCGAGCTCGACGCCGACGCCGACCTGCTGCGGCGCATCGTCGAGCTCGCCGAGACCGACCGCGGCATCCTCCGCGTCGACCAGCTCGCCGACGCGTGCGGCATCGGCGCGCGGGCGCTCCAGCGCCTCGTGCACGAACGGCTCGGGCTCACGCCGAAGTGGCTCATCGGCCGCTACCGCATGCAGGAGGCGGCGCAGCGGCTCGCGGCATCCGACCCGCCCCAGCTCGCCGAGCTCGCGGCCGAACTCGGGTTCGCCGACCAGGCGCACTTCTCGCGGCAGTTCCGCGCCGTCATCGGCGAGACACCGCGCCGATACGCGCGCGCCGCGGCATCCGTCGCCGTCGGCTCCGACCGAGGGTGA